Proteins encoded within one genomic window of Prauserella marina:
- the purB gene encoding adenylosuccinate lyase: MKDKPRIPNVLAGRYASPELVGLWSPEYKVTLERELWLAVLKAQSELGVDVPDGVIADYERVLREVDLESIAARERVTRHDVKARIEEFNALAGHEHVHKGMTSRDLTENVEQLQLRRSLELVRERVVTVLARLAELATEHSDLVMAGRSHNVAAQATTLGKRFATAADELLVAFSRIDELVTRYPLRGIKGPVGTAQDMLDLLGDAAKLGELETRVARHLGFENVFTSVGQVYPRSLDFDVLSALVQVAAAPSSLAKTIRLMAGNELVTEGFQPGQVGSSAMPHKMNTRSCERVNGLAVVLRGYLSMIGELAGDQWNEGDVSDSVVRRVALPDAFFALDGLLETFLTVLGEFGAFPAVVERELSRYLPFLGTTKVLMGAVRAGVGRESAHEAIKENAVAAALAMREQGKQANDLLDRLAADERIPLDLPSLEQLLADRLSFTGTAEAQVAGVTGRVADIVKRFPEAAEYRPAPIL, from the coding sequence GTGAAGGACAAGCCCCGCATCCCCAACGTGCTCGCAGGCCGTTACGCCTCACCGGAACTGGTCGGCCTCTGGTCGCCCGAGTACAAGGTCACGCTCGAACGCGAACTGTGGCTCGCCGTGCTCAAGGCGCAGTCGGAGCTTGGCGTCGACGTTCCAGACGGCGTGATCGCCGACTACGAGCGGGTGCTGCGGGAGGTCGACCTCGAATCGATCGCGGCGAGGGAGCGGGTCACCCGGCACGACGTGAAGGCGCGCATCGAGGAGTTCAACGCGCTCGCGGGGCACGAACACGTGCACAAGGGAATGACCTCCCGCGACCTCACCGAGAATGTCGAGCAACTTCAGCTCCGGCGTTCGCTCGAACTGGTCCGCGAGCGCGTCGTCACCGTGCTGGCGCGGCTCGCCGAGCTTGCCACCGAGCACAGCGACCTCGTGATGGCAGGCCGTTCGCACAACGTCGCCGCACAGGCGACGACTCTCGGCAAGCGGTTCGCGACGGCTGCCGACGAGCTGCTTGTCGCCTTCTCCAGAATCGACGAGCTGGTCACGCGGTACCCGCTGCGCGGCATCAAGGGTCCCGTCGGCACCGCGCAGGACATGCTCGACCTGCTCGGTGACGCGGCGAAGCTCGGCGAGCTGGAGACGAGGGTCGCGCGGCACCTCGGATTCGAGAACGTCTTCACGAGCGTCGGCCAGGTGTACCCGCGCTCGCTCGACTTCGACGTGCTCTCCGCGCTCGTGCAGGTGGCGGCGGCTCCGTCGAGCCTCGCGAAGACCATCAGGCTCATGGCAGGCAACGAGCTGGTGACCGAGGGCTTCCAGCCGGGGCAGGTCGGCTCGTCGGCGATGCCGCACAAGATGAACACGCGCTCCTGCGAGCGCGTCAACGGGCTCGCGGTCGTGTTGCGTGGCTACCTCTCCATGATCGGGGAGCTGGCGGGTGACCAGTGGAACGAGGGCGACGTCTCGGATTCGGTCGTGCGCAGGGTGGCCCTTCCCGACGCGTTCTTCGCGCTCGACGGTCTGCTCGAAACGTTCCTCACCGTGCTTGGCGAGTTCGGTGCTTTCCCGGCCGTGGTCGAAAGGGAGTTGTCGAGGTACCTGCCTTTCCTCGGTACGACCAAGGTGCTGATGGGCGCGGTCAGGGCAGGAGTCGGCAGGGAGAGCGCGCACGAGGCGATCAAGGAGAACGCGGTCGCGGCCGCGCTCGCCATGCGTGAGCAGGGCAAGCAGGCCAACGATCTGCTCGACCGGCTGGCCGCCGACGAGCGCATTCCGCTCGACCTGCCTTCCCTTGAGCAACTGCTCGCCGACCGGCTCTCCTTCACCGGGACGGCCGAGGCCCAGGTCGCCGGTGTCACCGGAAGGGTCGCCGACATCGTCAAACGTTTCCCAGAGGCAGCCGAGTACCGTCCGGCGCCGATTCTGTGA
- a CDS encoding MBL fold metallo-hydrolase encodes MRFVHFGHSCVLVETENARILIDPGSFSAGFENERELDAVLVTHQHPDHLDPHRLPSLLSANPSARLVVDSGSADAVGKLGLTAAVAAPGEAFDFGGTSVNVVGGQHAVIHPEVPIVPNIGFVVDHGAFYHPGDSFFVPEQRVDVLGLPTAAPWLKAADAVDYLREIRPRVAVPIHEAVLASPTMHYDLFTRLSPEGTELRVLTKGEPSSV; translated from the coding sequence ATGCGCTTTGTCCATTTCGGACACTCTTGCGTGCTGGTCGAAACAGAGAACGCGCGCATTCTCATCGATCCCGGCTCATTCTCGGCCGGGTTCGAAAACGAACGCGAACTGGACGCCGTCCTCGTCACCCACCAGCATCCGGATCACCTCGATCCGCACCGGCTTCCCTCGCTACTGTCGGCCAACCCCTCCGCACGGCTCGTCGTCGACTCCGGTTCAGCGGATGCGGTCGGCAAGCTGGGGCTCACCGCCGCCGTCGCCGCGCCTGGCGAGGCGTTCGACTTCGGCGGCACCTCGGTCAACGTGGTCGGCGGTCAGCACGCCGTCATCCATCCCGAGGTTCCCATCGTTCCCAACATCGGCTTCGTCGTCGATCACGGCGCCTTCTACCACCCTGGTGACTCGTTCTTCGTTCCCGAACAGCGCGTTGACGTGCTGGGCCTTCCGACGGCGGCACCGTGGCTCAAGGCAGCCGATGCCGTCGACTACCTCAGGGAGATCAGGCCGAGGGTCGCGGTGCCGATCCACGAGGCCGTACTGGCCTCGCCCACCATGCACTACGACCTCTTCACCAGGCTCAGCCCGGAAGGCACCGAGCTCAGGGTCCTCACCAAGGGTGAACCTTCGTCGGTGTGA
- a CDS encoding DUF2334 domain-containing protein has protein sequence MDATLLVSLSGIGPACVYRCADLATELDRRRLPLSLLCTPGLVSGCAETSGWLRARVAGGDAVLLHGYDPRVRTEFASLPAHEAGLRLIAAMAGLDRLGLQADAFAPPGWLCSAGTVRALRGHGFRQAAELTVVRDLEAGTVVKSRVRAFEERRPWENRRCSAFVAGARRSARRGGVVRLAVSGTDLASPCRRAAILDAVDAVLGEGAVGRGYPALRTGHTDEGSPLVRTLSSVPSGLSLVKRS, from the coding sequence GTGGACGCCACCCTGCTGGTTTCGTTGTCGGGGATCGGGCCCGCCTGCGTGTACCGGTGTGCCGATCTCGCCACCGAACTCGACCGGCGGCGGCTCCCGCTGTCGTTGCTGTGCACCCCGGGGCTCGTCTCCGGCTGTGCGGAGACGAGCGGGTGGCTCCGGGCCAGGGTCGCCGGAGGCGACGCGGTGCTGCTGCACGGCTACGACCCCAGGGTGAGAACGGAGTTCGCCTCGTTGCCCGCGCACGAGGCGGGACTGCGCCTCATCGCCGCCATGGCGGGGCTCGACCGGCTCGGGCTCCAGGCCGACGCGTTCGCCCCGCCAGGTTGGCTCTGCTCGGCTGGGACGGTGCGCGCCCTGCGCGGGCACGGTTTTCGCCAAGCGGCCGAACTGACGGTCGTGCGTGATCTCGAAGCCGGAACCGTCGTCAAGTCACGGGTGCGCGCATTCGAAGAGCGGCGGCCGTGGGAGAACCGTCGCTGCTCCGCCTTCGTGGCCGGCGCGCGCCGGTCGGCGCGAAGAGGCGGCGTGGTCCGGCTTGCCGTCAGCGGAACCGACCTTGCTTCACCGTGCAGGCGCGCGGCGATACTCGATGCCGTCGACGCGGTGCTCGGCGAAGGCGCGGTCGGCAGGGGCTATCCGGCGTTGCGCACCGGTCACACCGACGAAGGTTCACCCTTGGTGAGGACCCTGAGCTCGGTGCCTTCCGGGCTGAGCCTGGTGAAGAGGTCGTAG
- a CDS encoding TetR/AcrR family transcriptional regulator, with product MTSAASTPKGERRRAALVAAAAQLLAEGGFEAIRHRAVAERAELPLASTTYYFDSLDDLIYAAAEHHGRSELEKGRTQLAQLSVDRRGVGTLVELVLDQLLGSDPSYEAVLLRYERLVATGRRPYLRPLMRTLAGELRELLTAIFVRSGTSIDPQRLDRLIALVDGTVVNALIAVDPDPRGLAARRLHAELA from the coding sequence ATGACGTCAGCAGCGAGCACGCCGAAAGGCGAGCGCAGGAGGGCCGCGCTCGTCGCGGCGGCAGCGCAACTGCTGGCGGAAGGCGGCTTCGAGGCCATCCGGCACAGGGCGGTCGCCGAACGAGCAGAGCTACCGCTGGCTTCGACGACCTACTACTTCGACTCGCTGGACGACCTGATCTACGCGGCTGCCGAGCACCACGGCCGCTCCGAACTGGAGAAGGGGCGGACACAGCTCGCCCAGCTCAGCGTCGATCGACGGGGCGTGGGGACGCTGGTCGAGCTCGTCCTCGACCAGCTACTCGGAAGCGACCCCAGCTACGAGGCTGTGTTGCTGCGGTACGAGCGGCTTGTCGCGACGGGGCGAAGGCCCTACCTCAGGCCGCTCATGCGCACGCTCGCGGGCGAACTGCGCGAGCTGCTGACCGCGATCTTCGTCAGGTCGGGCACGAGCATCGATCCACAGCGGCTCGACCGGCTGATCGCGCTCGTCGACGGCACCGTCGTCAACGCGTTGATCGCCGTCGACCCCGATCCGAGGGGTCTCGCCGCGCGCAGGCTGCACGCCGAGCTCGCCTGA